Part of the Candoia aspera isolate rCanAsp1 chromosome 1, rCanAsp1.hap2, whole genome shotgun sequence genome, aaaatttacagactttcagctgtttgcaatgaacaaatcaaaagcaattgaaatagctcgctgtttcaattgcttttgatttgttcattgcaaacagctgaaagtctgtaaattttgacaatcaacctgatttgcaatgggggttgaataatttcgattacaactgtatctgctttgaaaatagcccatgtcgttcatactgaactgtatagcacagtcaaacatcaggagttgaccacaggaaatgttttatgacattttgtattatgtcataaaatgttttatgataatattTATGTCAtagaatgttttataaaatttaccaaatttcaattccacgggagtcatgagtcccagattttggatgcattctgtaagttagcccatttgaggtaccttggtacaaaaattgttgccctatgatgcactgtttcgcCTAAAAGATTATAAACAGACACCAGAGTttagttttagtagtatatagattagcCTGTTCAATCTAATATTCATAAATCTATTTATATGGTATAATGAAAACACTGATTAATATTAAATGGTTAGATTTTAATGACATGTTTAAAAGCTGGGGTGGATGTTTTTTCTAtacataatgtttttatttccttttgtggGGGGGTtggttctttcctttttatttctttgtatattaAAGCATTCGTTTAAAAAATCATAGTGTAATCTCAAaggagaacaaaaataaaatagctccATATATGTAGGCCTAAGCTGGAAGGGAAAGGAGGGGATACTAACGTAATAATTCAGACAGAATTTTATCCAGCTATCGTTGCTATTCATGATCACATATTCAGCCTATTTGCATTTGTACATGACACCATATAGTATAGCAGCATAATAGCCTTCCAAATGGGATTTATGAATTTAAGGAGTATGCAGCGACATGATCACAGTTTCCATCTGGTACCATTaatacagggatttttttttttaaatagctcatGTCTCTCTAGGTCTTGCCGTACGAGTTCACCATTTCAGTGGCTTAATTAAAgcttaatttataattttttcccTGGTGTTGCAAACATTCCTACCTGAAAATTGGTATTGCACAGTATATGCAATGCATATAGCTCCTAATGTGATAAATTTTTGTTGGTGGGCCTTGCCCATGACATTTAAATTTTTACTTATTTGATGTACTTAACATGAAAATGCCCCCTTTTCACTTTAGGAAGTAGTGTAGGACAGATTCACACTCATTTAAATGATCTGTCTCTAGTGCCTTTATGGAAGCATATTGCACCAGGTGCTTCTCATTGCAAAACTTGacaaaccttttttcttttctgataagGCTATTCAAATCTTTGAAACTTGAATACTAAtgctgtaggaggagagccatgttagctTATGGGAGCCAAAAAATCAGAAGTAGTCTAGCAGCGCCtattctgactaacaaattttattaaaaggcataaactttcagGCAACTGCATCTcatgaaatgagctgcagcttacaaaagcttatgccttttaataaaatttgttagtgtgAAAAGGTCCTACCAGACTCGGTTTTGAATGTTAATAGGCATTTGTTAATCAGACACTAGAAGGAGCTAAAAAAAATTGTACTTGAACATTTTGTCCATACTCTAGATTTTGTTGTATAATCAGGAAGCTTAAACTGATTTATCAGTAAGtatattttagtatttattttattttacaaatttataaggctgtccaactcTACAACTCTGAGCAGAGTATATGATATAATTATATGGCAGTGGAAAACTACAACTGTTATTTTCTACTTGCATGACCACAAAGGCCTCTTTATATGTAAATAAGCACAACACTTTTGGTAAGGGAGGAAGCCTTCAAACACACTCTTCTAATCCTTTCCTATCTCAGAAAGTAATCAAGTCAGTAGTCCATATGACTTTTTAAACTGTCAGTCCCTTCATGTGGTTTCAGTAGGAACAAGAAACTAGAAATGGGATGAaaaattgttaagcaaatcataaataagaaaatataatgaaaaaatactgctttagatTAGCCTACTTTTGGTGTCTGTGGTAAAGAAATGATAGCATTTACACAACCCTAAGTTAGGATTTTTAAATGATGGTTTGTTTAATTGAACTAGTGGCCTTATTCAAACATGTGAAGCCATAATACAAGGATTAACATATCCTGCTGGGCCAAGAAACTAACAACCTTATGCCTCAGCATCATGAACCAGGCCAGTGTAGGAGAACTTACTGGAGTTGCTAAAATTTTAAACTGTTCACAGCTCAGAGACACAATGTTCACCAGCCATTGTTCTGGGCAAGCTTCCATTATTCCAGTCCCATGGAATGATTATTTATATAACTACTTGGCTCTTAAATCCTAACTGGACTGAGTCAAGTTAGATACAGTGGAAGATACAATGCTGACATCTTCTCATGTGAAGGACATTGATAACACAGAACTAGGACAAAGGCCTATTTGTTGAGACTTACCAAAAGGGGTGATTTGCCAACTCTGAATCTTCAATATTTGCATGACAGTTTAATTTCAGGAATCTGGAGGCCAATTTTTTTCAGCTTTGCATATTTATTGTGATCTCAATATAATCACATCATGTTGTAGTTATATGGCATCAGTTTTTAGGGTTTGGGGGAACAGTTCTGAGAGAAAAATAAGTGTATTAAGCCCTGCATCTCTTCTTCATGCTTTGGAGTAAAGGCCCCAAATCatgccactgattttttttttcatcatattTTGCCATTAAAATCCAATGGTATGATCTGCAGGCTGCATGTGGCAGgaaccaccacttgccaattttttttgttttctcaaaAACGTTATTTGCTATAACAATCATTTTcagtaatgttattttttttttaaagtataagtgATAGTAAAAAACCCCAATCTAGttcaaacaaaattaaatataaaaatgcaaataaattaaCAGTCTAACATGAATACAAAGAGAAAATCAAAAAAGTAGGTTGATATACATTTTGACAGAATGGTTATAATGATTGCatctatataaaaaaaaatctcaatttttaaacaaaaaatgtttACCACATAGAATCACATTGTTCAGTTTATCCTTTTGATCGCTAAAGAGACAATTAAAAGGCTAAGAGTTAACAGATTTTCTTAAGATTTAGAATCTTTTAGAATCTGATATACAATCTTTTAGAATCTGATATACAAATGTCTTTTCAGGAatataaatcactttttttttttgcaattgtccAGGCACAGTATATCCAGAACTCTTCATTAAATGGACAAGTTCCAAATATGTGGGATGTAATTTAGCAACACAATAAAATCTTTTAACCTTAACTTTCTCCCAAGAACTAGATTCACTGTAGTAATAATATCCAGTCAGTACAGAACTACCGTTGAACATGGTCAAAGCATACGTACTAGTATACTTTTGAATTGTAACTATAATGTCTGTGTAAATATAGAACAGAAAACGTATGTGTTTGAAGTTAGTTGGTGATTGATCAAAATCTCTTTGGTGATAAGTACCACAGGAAAAATAACTTTATCATTATGTTTACAGTGTCAGCAGGGGTTGGTCTTTCTCCTGTGCCAGCTTTGAGCTCATCTGAAGAAAAGTAAGTTCAGAAAtgtattaatttgattttgagaTAAGATTGGCGTCCAAGTTGGTAATTTCTTTGAAATTAGATAAAATACAatgtcaatttaaaaataaaaacaactattttgcaattatctgtaggactgtttaaaaaaaaatcaaatacaacTTAATTCAAAAATTATGTTGTAGGCTATATTCTGCTTCTGTGCTGTGATAGATTTATAGAAATTGTATTAAAGCTGAAGAGAACCACTTTGCTGTAGTAATTAATGGGGTAGTAGTTAAATGTACctgactagaaaccaggagacagtgggttttagttttagtttttagggatgaagccagctgggtgacttggggccagtcactctgtcagccctaggaagaaggcagtgacaaaccacttccaaaaatcttgctgagaaaactgcatggacttgttgccaggagtcaacactgactcaaaggccccaaaaacaaaacaaaacaacaaacctgaaaagtttaatatattaatgtattattCAATAGTGTATTATCCATGTTGAATTCTTAGTAAGTTATAAGCCCAATAGATCTCTGTATTTTACCACAGGACATGAAAAATTTTCACAATGTGATTCTAAATAGTTATAAAGTTTTTATATTATTGCTATAAATTGGAAGAAGTCTGAAAGCAGCTTTTCTGACTAATACATTTTactgctcacttcatcagatccacagagtggctagactgatgtaggaatTTAATTGGAGTGAGGCAGGGGAAAGGGAGATGAAAAcgggttggttatgcagatgaaggttacatgtgagacagattaaaaGTATGTATCTGATCAATTGAATGTTATAATTTTTGCTAGAAACCCATTGCATTTGTTGAGCCTTTCTGAAATTGcctgaaacttttaaaatgtatggGAGTTCATCCCTTGCTGAAATGCGGAGGTGAAGTCCCATTTTTCCAAAATAGGCAGTTTGAGGTATGCTGtagagtgtcctgggaggtttttttttactaCCATAGCTGTTGTCCTACAGTGCTATAAATTTCTCTATATAGGTTTTCCAGCTTAATATGTATAAAGAAATGAGCATTTAGGACTATAGTAAAAACTATTAATTTTGACAATTTAAAGGACATTCTCTATTGTAAACTCCAACTTGCTTACTTTCCCAGATGAGTACATCTGGCACCAAAGTTGTACTCTGCCTTTCCTCTCTTTTGGCTGTACTGTTTTGTTATTTCATGTAATGTTGTTTTCATTGCATTGCATAATTTAATTTCTGCATATAGTCCTAAATTTCTTTGGGATGGGGGATAAAAGTAtggtttttaatttataaaagcaAGAAGATGTATTCaaaattttcttctaattttgaaCATGTTAGCTCTTCTTTTACTTCCTTACAGAAGTACTTTGTTCCATTTTGCTATTAACTTAAAACCAAAAGCCTTGATAACTTCTCTGGTTTGTCTTCTTTTCTGCATCTAGAACTGAACTTGCCACCATGGAAGAACTTCAGCATTTACATTGTGTGAACTGTATTAGTCGGCGTTGTATGATCAGATCAGAAGCTGGCATTTCCTGTGATTTAACTGGTTGCCCTTTGGTTTGTGGAGCAGTATTTCATTTATGTAAAGCTGAAGAGCATCGTCTTTTATGTCCACTTGAACGAGTGCCTTGTCTCAACAGTGGCTTTGGCTGTCCATTTACCATAACCCGAAACAAAATTGCTGAACACCTAGAAACTTGTCCTGCAAGTGTTGTATGCTGCACTATGGAATGGAATAGATGGCCAGTCAGTTATGCAGATCGAAAATCTTATGAGAATCTAAGTAAAGATGTTGATGAAATTGAACAGCTAGATATGGCTCTTGCCCTTCAAGATCAGCGGATGCTTCTTGAATCTCTCAAAGTTGCAACTATGACATCAAAAAGTCCTGACCCAGTGTTAAAACCCAGAGAACAATCTTCTGTTACAAGTGCCCCAGATGCTACAGTTTCAAATGGGTTATTGCCTGTAGATGAAGAGTCATTTGGTGCACTTTATCAAGCCACTGTGGAAACAACCAAAAGCTTAGCTACAGCTCTAGATATTCTAAACACTGCTACCAGCATGTTAAGTTCAAAACTCAGTATCTTACCATGTAAAACAAATGCAGATTTTCATGTAAAAGAACAAATTTGTAATAGCAGCATGCAAACCATGGTAGAGCATGACTCCCTAGAGGAAAATAGTATGGGAGCAGTTGGTGGCATTAAGTTAGGTATTTTGAATCAAAATGGGCAATTAGAGCAAAATGGATCAAGTGACATTTGTTATGATGCTACAAAACactacaaactgaatatgagtcttGATAATACTTCTTTATGTAATGGCTTTTATGTAGATGATACAAGCACAGAGAAACTGCAACAGAATGAAGAACTAAATATATGTAATTCCAGCCAGTTTAATGTAGCAAATAGTATTTACAGTGCATCCCCCTGTGATAAAGCACCAAATGTTTGCAACTCAGTTCCTGTAGCAGCACAAGTTAAAGATGA contains:
- the FBXO30 gene encoding F-box only protein 30 isoform X1; amino-acid sequence: MFYDNIYVIECFIKFTKFQFHGSHESQILDAFLSAGVGLSPVPALSSSEEKTELATMEELQHLHCVNCISRRCMIRSEAGISCDLTGCPLVCGAVFHLCKAEEHRLLCPLERVPCLNSGFGCPFTITRNKIAEHLETCPASVVCCTMEWNRWPVSYADRKSYENLSKDVDEIEQLDMALALQDQRMLLESLKVATMTSKSPDPVLKPREQSSVTSAPDATVSNGLLPVDEESFGALYQATVETTKSLATALDILNTATSMLSSKLSILPCKTNADFHVKEQICNSSMQTMVEHDSLEENSMGAVGGIKLGILNQNGQLEQNGSSDICYDATKHYKLNMSLDNTSLCNGFYVDDTSTEKLQQNEELNICNSSQFNVANSIYSASPCDKAPNVCNSVPVAAQVKDEIPLYSLSNGTINHIYMSHDCNEELLQREIEQEKLKNIDVFSLIPHHTYNYLANYCLSASKEDKAVDTSDLEITEDPMGLQGIDLITAALLFCLGDSPGGRGISDSRIIDGYHVDFGTQTFSLPSAILATNTMVGEIASASACDHANPQLSNPSPFQTLGLDLVLECVARYQTKRSMFTFVCGQLFRRNEFSSHFKNVHGDIHAGLNGWMEQRCPLAYYGCTYSQRRFCPSTQGAKIIHDRHLRSFGVQPSISTVLSEPDKRCCLGLHGDNLSNLPFEVLQHVAGFLDAFSLCQLSQVSRLMRDVCGSLLQARGMVILLWEKRIYPDGSFSWQIKEKVWRFSTAFCTVNEWKFADIVSMADHLKKCSFNAIEKREEAVPLPCMCVTRELTKEGRSLRSVLKPVL